The Ipomoea triloba cultivar NCNSP0323 chromosome 13, ASM357664v1 genomic interval CTGCGGGAAAGGCTATGCTAGGGCGTGTGGTCGACGCCTTGGGAGTACCTATTGATGGAAGAGGGGCTCTAAGCGATCACGAGCGAAGACGTGTCGAAGTGAAAGCCCCTGGGATTATTGAACGTAAATCTGTGCACGAGCCTATGCAAACAGGGTTAAAAGCGGTAGATAGCCTGGTTCCTATAGGTCGTGGTCAACAGTATCAGCAACTATGAAGGGTCTCAGCTTCGTGGTCTTGGGTTTGATTGCGGTTATATGATTTGAATACCGAGGCTTTTCCTTATTCATTGATTTAGCCTCTGGGACCTCAAGACCAACTATGCTAGAACTAAGATCATCTAAGATAAGGGATAGTATATCTGAATTGGAGATGGATGGAGGCGCTATATAAAACCCGGGTTTAGCACCTGTGTAATATATACGAATGAAGACTTAACGTATCACGCTATCCTTATACTTCCTGCATATTCCATCAATGTTCtcaatatcatatcatatactAATGCCTTGGGAAGAGGTTTACCATTCGAATCAAACAAGGGAATAGCCTTTCCAACGGTTAATCTATATATACCGGAGGAGGTTTCAACCACTAAACCTATGGTGAACTTAATGTAGTCTGAATCCATATTGTAAGCATAGCGGTATAATAAACGCAGGACCTCTAACGATATAATCACATAATCACAGGATCGAGCGTATGGCTCCACAAATTCGTTTTCCGCTAGGAGCGACCCCGTATATAGATTATAGAATAGCTCAGAACCCTGCATATCCATTAAACGACTCCAATTTCTAAGAATAAATGGATTCTTAAATACTTATTTATTCATTCTATTAAGGCTAGTATAGCGTCGGAAAAAAGGCTTGATTAGGGCCTCCCTTGGACTTCTTTTTTCAGAATGAATCCTACGACTCGCCGAATTACTAACAGAAGAGCCTATATTAGGGCTGGACCCTACACTAACTTTAAatgcatgatacccctttagggtAGTATACTCTCGTAATAACTGCTTTATAAGGTAAGCAACTCCGATCCGTGAGGTGGACCCGATCCATGGGGTGGACCTTACCCTAGGATATACTCCTAGTCTACCTACTATTAAGGTATAGTTGTTCATGAtgttttatttcatttcttaaaAGGGACCTTTTGATATGTATTCATTAACCCTTTTTTCTTGAAGCTTGCTGGGGTTTCACACAGGTTTATTATATTCCCCCCGAAAGGTGTTCTTAGTAGCAATAGGCTACTAAAAGAGTTTGATTCTGTTTTTTGTTGCGCTAAGCTACAGACACATATAGAACATATTGTTATAGTCAGTGGATAGGTAGGAACACCTATACCTTTTAGTGGCTTCCTTGGTACCGGTTTGGAACTGAAAAGGGGTCCTCTCACACGCCGAGGGCTTTTTTGTTGCTCTTTGTCTTTTGGGTTAGCTCTTCCTGTCCTGACAAACCTTCTTGAGTGAGAATGCTACCGCTACGCCCCTTAGAGGAGAAAGTGAGCTCTTTTCTTTTGTAGCTCCTCGCTGCTCTAGTCAGTGTATAACTCCTATTAATGAAGCGCGCAGCACTCCGCGATCTCAGGGCTTGGAAGACCCTTCGCCAAAGGGCGTCGTTGCTACTTTTTGCGTGACTACTGATAGTGATGACCTACTTCACTCCCCGCTACCGAATACTGCTGAGACAAATGGGTCGAAGCAAGGGCGGTGAGGCATGGCCAGAGAGGTGGCGAAGTTCTTGTATGAGGATGTGgtgattctatttttttccctttagaGCTTGTGATTGAGGAACGCATTTGGCATTTTATTAATGAAGTGATTGAGCATTTAAAAATGCATTACTAGGCTATGAGAGccttatagaggaatataatagTTACAGAAATGCTTTACACTTCTACTATTCTTAGAGCCTTCCGCGAGGAATATAAAGTTGTCGTTTCTGTAACCCTCTACCTCGCCCCGGAAAGTCCCAAAAGCCGGTCTCTCTGTTCGGCGTGCGGTCGAGTTGGCACTCTCGCAGACGTATCTTGGAGAAGGGAGCAATCCCATGGGTAAGGCAACGGGTGGGTCACTACTTCTGTTACTTGTTCGTTTTTCTTGGAATCCGTGAAATTCTATGCGCCGGAACGGAATTTACTGCGGAGCTATATAGAAGGCACTAATTGGTATTAGGGCCAAGCAATTGAAAGGNNNNNNNNNNNNNNNNNNNNNNNNNNNNNNNNNNNNNNNNNNNNNNNNNNNNNNNNNNNNNNNNNNNNNNNNNNNNNNNNNNNNNNNNNNNNNNNNNNNNNNNNNNNNNNNNNNNNNNNNNNNNNNNNNNNNNNNNNNNNNNNNNNNNNNNNNNNNNNNNNNNNNNNNNNNNNNNNNNNNNNNNNNNNNNNNNNNNNNNNNNNNNNNNNNNNNNNNNNNNNNNNNNNNNNNNNNNNNNNNNNNNNNNNNNNNNNNNNNNNNNNNNNNNNNNNNNNNNNNNNNNNNNNNNNNNNNNNNNNNNNNNNNNNNNNNNNNNNNNNNNNNNNNNNNNNNNNNNNNNNNNNNNNNNNNNNNNNNNNNNNNNNNNNNNNNNNNNNNNNNNNNNNNNNNNNNNNNNNNNNNNNNNNNNNNNNNNNNNNNNNNNNNNNNNNNNNNNNNNNNNNNNNNNNNNNNNNNNNNNNNNNNNNNNNNNNNNNNNNNNNNNNNNNNNNNNNNNNNNNNNNNNNNNNNNNNNNNNNNNNNNNNNNNNNNNNNNNNNNNNNNNNNNNNNNNNNNNNNNNNNNNNNNNNNNNNNNNNNNNNNNNNNNNNNNNNNNNNNNNNNNNNNNNNNNNNNNNNNNNNNNNNNNNNNNNNNNNNNNNNNNNNNNNNNNNNNNNNNNNNNNNNNNNNNNNNNNNNNNNNNNNNNNNNNNNNNNNNNNNNNNNNNNNNNNNNNNNNNNNNNNNNNNNNNNNNNNNNNNNNNNNNNNNNNNNNNNNNNNNNNNNNNNNNNNNNNNNNNNNNNNNNNNNNNNNNNNNNNNNNNNNNNNNNNNNNNNNNNNNNNNNNNNNNNNNNNNNNNNNNNNNNNNNNNNNNNNNNNNNNNNNNNNNNNNNNNNNNNNNNNNNNNNNNNNNNNNNNNNNNNNNNNNNNNNNNNNNNNNNNNNNNNNNNNNNNNNNNNNNNNNNNNNNNNNNNNNNNNNNNNNNNNNNNNNNNNNNNNNNNNNNNNNNNNNNNNNNNNNNNNNNNNNNNNNNNNNNNNNNNNNNNNNNNNNNNNNNNNNNNNNNNNNNNNNNNNNNNNNNNNNNNNNNNNNNNNNNNNNNNNNNNNNNNNNNNNNNNNNNNNNNNNNNNNNNNNNNNNNNNNNNNNNNNNNNNNNNNNNNNNNNNNNNNNNNNNNNNNNNNNNNNNNNNNNNNNNNNNNNNNNNNNNNNNNNNNNNNNNNNNNNNNNNNNNNNNNNNNNNNNNNNNNNNNNNNNNNNNNNNNNNNNNNNNNNNNNNNNNNNNNNNNNNNNNNNNNNNNNNNNNNNNNNNNNNNNNNNNNNNNNNNNNNNNNNNNNNNNNNNNNNNNNNNNNNNNNNNNNNNNNNNNNNNNNNNNNNNNNNNNNNNNNNNNNNNNNNNNNNNNNNNNNNNNNNNNNNNNNNNNNNNNNNNNNNNNNNNNNNNNNNNNNNNNNNNNNNNNNNNNNNNNNNNNNNNNNNNNNNNNNNNNNNNNNNNNNNNNNNNNNNNNNNNNNNNNNNNNNNNNNNNNNNNNNNNNNNNNNNNNNNNNNNNNNNNNNNNNNNNNNNNNNNNNNNNNNNNNNNNNNNNNNNNNNNNNNNNNNNNNNNNNNNNNNNNNNNNNNNNNNNNNNNNNNNNNNNNNNNNNNNNNNNNNNNNNNNNNNNNNNNNNNNNNNNNNNNNNNNNNNNNNNNNNNNNNNNNNNNNNNNNNNNNNNNNNNNNNNNNNNNNNNNNNNNNNNNNNNNNNNNNNNNNNNNNNNNNNNNNNNNNNNNNNNNNNNNNNNNNNNNNNNNNNNNNNNNNNNNNNNNNNNNNNNNNNNNNNNNNNNNNNNNNNNNNNNNNNNNNNNNNNNNNNNNNNNNNNNNNNNNNNNNNNNNNNNNNNNNNNNNNNNNNNNNNNNNNNNNNNNNNNNNNNNNNNNNNNNNNNNNNNNNNNNNNNNNNNNNNNNNNNNNNNNNNNNNNNNNNNNNNNNNNNNNNNNNNNNNNNNNNNNNNNNNNNNNNNNNNNNNNNNNNNNNNNNNNNNNNNNNNNNNNNNNNNNNNNNNNNNNNNNNNNNNNNNNNNNNNNNNNNNNNNNNNNNNNNNNNNNNNNNNNNNNNNNNNNNNNNNNNNNNNNNNNNNNNNNNNNNNNNNNNNNNNNNNNNNNNNNNNNNNNNNNNNNNNNNNNNNNNNNNNNNNNNNNNNNNNNNNNNNNNNNNNNNNNNNNNNNNNNNNNNNNNNNNNNNNNNNNNNNNNNNNNNNNNNNNNNNNNNNNNNNNNNNNNNNNNNNNNNNNNNNNNNNNNNNNNNNNNNNNNNNNNNNNNNNNNNNNNNNNNNNNNNNNNNNNNNNNNNNNNNNNNNNNNNNNNNNNNNNNNNNNNNNNNNNNNNNNNNNNNNNNNNNNNNNNNNNNNNNNNNNNNNNNNNNNNNNNNNNNNNNNNNNNNNNNNNNNNNNNNNNNNNNNNNNNNNNNNNNNNNNNNNNNNNNNNNNNNNNNNNNNNNNNNNNNNNNNNNNNNNNNNNNNNNNNNNNNNNNNNNNNNNNNNNNNNNNNNNNNNNNNNNNNNNNNNNNNNNNNNNNNNNNNNNNNNNNNNNNNNNNNNNNNNNNNNNNNNNNNNNNNNNNNNNNNNNNNNNNNNNNNNNNNNNNNNNNNNNNNNNNNNNNNNNNNNNNNNNNNNNNNNNNNNNNNNNNNNNNNNNNNNNNNNNNNNNNNNNNNNNNNNNNNNNNNNNNNNNNNNNNNNNNNNNNNNNNNNNNNNNNNNNNNNNNNNNNNNNNNNNNNNNNNNNNNNNNNNNNNNNNNNNNNNNNNNNNNNNNNNNNNNNNNNNNNNNNNNNNNNNNNNNNNNNNNNNNNNNNNNNNNNNNNNNNNNNNNNNNNNNNNNNNNNNNNNNNNNNNNNNNNNNNNNNNNNNNNNNNNNNNNNNNNNNNNNNNNNNNNNNNNNNNNNNNNNNNNNNNNNNNNNNNNNNNNNNNNNNNNNNNNNNNNNNNNNNNNNNNNNNNNNNNNNNNNNNNNNNNNNNNNNNNNNNNNNNNNNNNNNNNNNNNNNNNNNNNNNNNNNNNNNNNNNNNNNNNNNNNNNNNNNNNNNNNNNNNNNNNNNNNNNNNNNNNNNNNNNNNNNNNNNNNNNNNNNNNNNNNNNNNNNNNNNNNNNNNNNNNNNNNNNNNNNNNNNNNNNNNNNNNNNNNNNNNNNNNNNNNNNNNNNNNNNNNNNNNNNNNNNNNNNNNNNNNNNNNNNNNNNNNNNNNNNNNNNNNNNNNNNNNNNNNNNNNNNNNNNNNNNNNNNNNNNNNNNNNNNNNNNNNNNNNNNNNNNNNNNNNNNNNNNNNNNNNNNNNNNNNNNNNNNNNNNNNNNNNNNNNNNNNNNNNNNNNNNNNNNNNNNNNNNNNNNNNNNNNNNNNNNNNNNNNNNNNNNNNNNNNNNNNNNNNNNNNNNNNNNNNNNNNNNNNNNNNNNNNNNNNNNNNNNNNNNNNNNNNNNNNNNNNNNNNNNNNNNNNNNNNNNNNNNNNNNNNNNNNNNNNNNNNNNNNNNNNNNNNNNNNNNNNNNNNNNNNNNNNNNNNNNNNNNNNNNNNNNNNNNNNNNNNNNNNNNNNNNNNNNNNNNNNNNNNNNNNNNNNNNNNNNNNNNNNNNNNNNNNNNNNNNNNNNNNNNNNNNNNNNNNNNNNNNNNNNNNNNNNNNNNNNNNNNNNNNNNNNNNNNNNNNNNNNNNNNNNNNNNNNNNNNNNNNNNNNNNNNNNNNNNNNNNNNNNNNNNNNNNNNNNNNNNNNNNNNNNNNNNNNNNNNNNNNNNNNNNNNNNNNNNNNNNNNNNNNNNNNNNNNNNNNNNNNNNNNNNNNNNNNNNNNNNNNNNNNNNNNNNNNNNNNNNNNNNNNNNNNNNNNNNNNNNNNNNNNNNNNNNNNNNNNNNNNNNNNNNNNNNNNNNNNNNNNNNNNNNNNNNNNNNNNNNNNNNNNNNNNNNNNNNNNNNNNNNNNNNNNNNNNNNNNNNNNNNNNNNNNNNNNNNNNNNNNNNNNNNNNNNNNNNNNNNNNNNNNNNNNNNNNNNNNNNNNNNNNNNNNNNNNNNNNNNNNNNNNNNNNNNNNNNNNNNNNNNNNNNNNNNNNNNNNNNNNNNNNNNNNNNNNNNNNNNNNNNNNNNNNNNNNNNNNNNNNNNNNNNNNNNNNNNNNNNNNNNNNNNNNNNNNNNNNNNNNNNNNNNNNNNNNNNNNNNNNNNNNNNNNNNNNNNNNNNNNNNNNNNNNNNNNNNNNNNNNNNNNNNNNNNNNNNNNNNNNNNNNNNNNNNNNNNNNNNNNNNNNNNNNNNNNNNNNNNNNNNNNNNNNNNNNNNNNNNNNNNNNNNNNNNNNNNNNNNNNNNNNNNNNNNNNNNNNNNNNNNNNNNNNNNNNNNNNNNNNNNNNNNNNNNNNNNNNNNNNNNNNNNNNNNNNNNNNNNNNNNNNNNNNNNNNNNNNNNNNNNNNNNNNNNNNNNNNNNNNNNNNNNNNNNNNNNNNNNNNNNNNNNNNNNNNNNNNNNNNNNNNNNNNNNNNNNNNNNNNNNNNNNNNNNNNNNNNNNNNNNNNNNNNNNNNNNNNNNNNNNNNNNNNNNNNNNNNNNNNNNNNNNNNNNNNNNNNNNNNNNNNNNNNNNNNNNNNNNNNNNNNNNNNNNNNNNNNNNNNNNNNNNNNNNNNNNNNNNNNNNNNNNNNNNNNNNNNNNNNNNNNNNNNNNNNNNNNNNNNNNNNNNNNNNNNNNNNNNNNNNNNNNNNNNNNNNNNNNNNNNNNNNNNNNNNNNNNNNNNNNNNNNNNNNNNNNNNNNNNNNNNNNNNNNNNNNNNNNNNNNNNNNNNNNNNNNNNNNNNNNNNNNNNNNNNNNNNNNNNNNNNNNNNNNNNNNNNNNNNNNNNNNNNNNNNNNNNNNNNNNNNNNNNNNNNNNNNNNNNNNNNNNNNNNNNNNNNNNNNNNNNNNNNNNNNNNNNNNNNNNNNNNNNNNNNNNNNNNNNNNNNNNNNNNNNNNNNNNNNNNNNNNNNNNNNNNNNNNNNNNNNNNNNNNNNNNNNNNNNNNNNNNNNNNNNNNNNNNNNNNNNNNNNNNNNNNNNNNNNNNNNNNNNNNNNNNNNNNNNNNNNNNNNNNNNNNNNNNNNNNNNNNNNNNNNNNNNNNNNNNNNNNNNNNNNNNNNNNNNNNNNNNNNNNNNNNNNNNNNNNNNNNNNNNNNNNNNNNNNNNNNNNNNNNNNNNNNNNNNNNNNNNNNNNNNNNNNNNNNNNNNNNNNNNNNNNNNNNNNNNNNNNNNNNNNNNNNNNNNNNNNNNNNNNNNNNNNNNNNNNNNNNNNNNNNNCCGAGAATACGCTGCTAGAATAAGTTGTTTGAGAATAGGGTGTTCAAGCACCTCCTTCTCTCTAAGAAGAGCAATTAGTTAACTACCTGTCCTCTAAGAAGGAAGTAAGCCAACTACCTTATTTAAGGAGTGACTCACATGATTCCAAAGGTGAATCATATAAGCTAGAAAGAATCTTCCTAATGCTCCCATGTCCGAATCCGTACTACTTTATTTTAGTGTTAGGCCATTCTCTCTAGCTGCTGCAGTAGCAGGCACGTATCGAAGGGGAAGAGGAGTCAGCGTAAAGTTACGTAGCCTAACTGTTCGGTTATTCAATCATATCCGATTTGGTCCATTTCGCATAGACCTTTGTTGTTCACGTCTTTGCTACGAGCGTGGGATATGGCAAGGCTGAGCATTGACCATGGCAAGTGAAGGTGAAGACGGCATGAATGACCACCTATTCGGGTTCACTTCTTCTCCTCATGCTTCTGATGGATCTTGAAAAGACGCATCCACCTCTTATAGGCGTCGGGTCCCTCATTCGGATTGAGATTCATCCAAGTCTACCGTAACGGCTGCTAATCCCTCCCTATTTCACTTTTACACCTTTCAAGGGCCTGTTTTTCCATCTATTTGAAATCCTGTCTTGTTCAAGCTATGGAAACTCAGTTTTAAGTATAGCGAATCCACAACTGCCGCAGAAAGAACAGGAGCGGAGCATCTATACTCTCTTCCGCAACTTCCGAAAGAGAGCCACATCAAGAACAAGAGCTGGTACCGAAAGACTGGCAGGAATGTGATATCTATTTTCAACAACAATAGCAAGGGTAGAACTTCATGATTTATTCGGTGTTAGCGGTCTTGGGTCAAGGGCGGAGACCCTTACCTAGTGAAGGAAAAAGTGGAGTGAAAGTTGCTTGTTCCTTCGCGCTGGCCTAAAAAAATggtttttataaataaaatggcCAAGCCAACCCAATCCCAGTATTGGAATAAGCAAAGCAAAGAAATTGTGAACCGCCCTGACCAAGTCGTCTTCAAAAATCTTCCAACAGTGATAATAAAAGGGAATCTATCAATTTAAAGGATAGGGGCGGCACAGCCCCCAACCAAGGGAGTGGTTACGTTAAGTATGTCCCCCCTTATTCCCGACATGCTATGGTGCCCGGGGCGGTGTCTCGCGAAGATCTTCGATCCGAACCTTCGCATCTACTCCATAAGTCTGGATGGCTGCTATCTTTCTAAACAGGAGGAGGAAGGGGAAGGGCTTTATGAACATAAGGACAATGTAGGAGAAAAGGCTTCCACATCTCTCTCTTTCCCCATTGCCAAGATCCTTCCTCAAAAGGCTCTATTCCGGGTCTCATCTCATGCAAAGAAGATTTATAGGAGAACAGTGAAAACTCCCTTAGACGCTTTGTCTCTTTATTATTACCGGATTTAAGGATTGGTAAATGTCACTATGCTTAAGACATGGAATTGGACATCTTTCCTTGGCTAGTCATTCCCACCTTCATAGGAAAGATCTTCCAGTAaggagagtttttttttaatggctaTGTCCGGATCTAATGACTATTCTCTTTATCATTCTCTTCTAATTTATATTGAATTGCTATGCCCCTTGATCTTAAGATCTGAAAATTCCGTAGAATGATGTCTGAAATCAATCGATGCTGTGTGGGTCATTCACTCTAGTTACGTCCTCGGAACCTCGCCTTTTGGTGCTTGGACGTCGTTTGAACTTTCCCGACAACGATCCTAGGCTAGAATAGCTAATAGGCTAGCTTACTTGCTAGCTTTCGCCTTCAACACGAATGACGTGATAATCCGGAGTTTTAACTGTTAAcagttctttcttttttttaacaGGAGATTTCTCTTTTTCGTTAGATAAGAGAAGAGTGAAGGGGTGATTTAATATGACTATCAATGACTTTGTTCATAAGCTAATAAGATCTTTTATCGATGAAAATGCGGTGGTATCGTATAGTTGATAAGGCTGCTTTTAGGAGTGATCTTTCTCTCTAACTAGAAAGATCATAAGAGACGAAAGATCGTAGCCTAGAGTCTACATAAGGTGCTTTCGAGTTCTAAGAGTTTTCTTCTCCCTTCTCACGTTCACGCTTTATAAACTTACTATTGGCTATGGTAAGTAGAAAAAGAAGTTCTCTTCCATTCATCGAGATGGAATTGGTGTGAAGTGAAAGGAGGTCGTTCGTTCGAGAATAGGGGTCGTGGAAGAATTGTTGGGTTCGATTCCCATAGCCCCGGTGTGGAATCAAGAATGATTCAACGAGATATGAAATGCCTGCATTAAGATTTAAAACTTGTCGTCTACTTTCAGGAAATGTTTGGAACAGAAAACTTACAATAATACAACGCCGTATTCTCGGAAGATTGAGGAACAAGAAGAGATCTATTAAGAGAAAGATTTATTCGAGAAAAAATCTTAACAGTTACATCCAATTACAAACTACACGAAAGTTGTCCCTTTTTTATGGAAATTTACCCATCACAGAGATGCACAGAGGAACAAAACGAACTTCATATATCCCTTTTCTCCTCAATCCAGAAACAAGATCGGACGTTATTCCGGTTCGTCTCCATTTTTGTGAAACTATTCCTCAAGCAAGGCAGCCGATAAGTCATCGAAGGATTTGTGTGAATAATGGAATGGTAAACATTACTCATTTTAAACTCTCCCACGGTGATATAATatcttttaaagaaaatgatgCGAGAACCCGCGGTGAAGAAATAAGGAGCTATATCGGAAAAAGAATAGGCAAATCACCAAATTTCCGGTTGCGTTCTGCTATGCAAGAAGAATACTTAGAAAGAACAAAGAAGTTTGGATCCGAAAAAGTATGCTTAGGTAGTTCTTTCGCTGAGCACAACAGAATGAAGAGGAATTTGTATCATTTAAAATCCCTATTCTTATCGAATAGAAGGAACGAGAAAAACCGAAATATTCCTACTCGAATAAGAAGTCCTATAGTTGACAACTCTTCTTTATATAGTAATTCGACCTATTGCTCCGCATCCCCCCAGAAGTTTACTAggaagataaaaataaaaaggatcGAACTACCTACTCATTATTCGGAGGTGAATCATAGAACACCAAAAGCTGTGGTATCTTATGGACCTAACATAGGTCATATCCCTTTATATGTTTTGGCCACGTCCGTTTCCGCTCCGAAGAAGAAGGTTTGGATCTTTCAATCTTATGTCGTGAGNNNNNNNNNNNNNNNNNNNNNNNNNNNNNNNNNNNNNNNNNNNNNNNNNNNNNNNNNNNNNNNNNNNNNNNNNNNNNNNNNNNNNNNNNNNNNNNNNNNNNNNNNNNNNNNNNNNNNNNNNNNNNNNNNNNNNNNNNNNNNNNNNNNNNNNNNNNNNNNNNNNNNNNNNNNNNNNNNNNNNNNNNNNNNNNNNNNNNNNNNNNNNNNNNNNNNNNNNNNNNNNNNNNNNNNNNNNNNNNNNNNNNNNNNNNNNNNNNNNNNNNNNNNNNNNNNNNNNNNNNNNNNNNNNNNNNNNNNNNNNNNNNNNNNNNNNNNNNNNNNNNNNNNNNNNNNNNNNNNNNNNNNNNNNNNNNNNNNNNNNNNNNNNNNNNNNNNNNNNNNNNNNNNNNNNNNNNNNNNNNNNNNNNNNNNNNNNNNNNNNNNNNNNNNNNNNNNNNNNNNNNNNNNNNNNNNNNNNNNNNNNNNNNNNNNNNNNNNNNNNNNNNNNNNNNNNNNNNNNNNNNNNNNNNNNNNNNNNNNNNNNNNNNNNNNNNNNNNNNNNNNNNNNNNNNNNNNNNNNNNNNNNNNNNNNNNNNNNNNNNNNNNNNNNNNNNNNNNNNNNNNNNNNNNNNNNNNNNNNNNNNNNNNNNNNNNNNNNNNNNNNNNNNNNNNNNNNNNNNNNNNNNNNNNNNNNNNNNNNNNNNNNNNNNNNNNNNNNNNNNNNNNNNNNNNNNNNNNNNNNNNNNNNNNNNNNNNNNNNNNNNNNNNNNNNNNNNNNNNNNNNNNNNNNNNNNNNNNNNNNNNNNNNNNNNNNNNNNNNNNNNNNNNNNNNNNNNNNNNNNNNNNNNNNNNNNNNNNNNNNNNNNNNNNNNNNNNNNNNNNNNNNNNNNNNNNNNNNNNNNNNNNNNNNNNNNNNNNNNNNNNNNNNNNNNNNNNNNNNNNNNNNNNNNNNNNNNNNNNNNNNNNNNNNNNNNNNNNNNNNNNNNNNNNNNNNNNNNNNNNNNNNNNNNNNNNNNNNNNNNNNNNNNNNNNNNNNNNNNNNNNNNNNNNNNNNNNNNNNNNNNNNNNNNNNNNNNNNNNNNNNNNNNNNNNNNNNNNNNNNNNNNNNNNNNNNNNNNNNNNNNNNNNNNNNNNNNNNNNNNNNNNNNNNNNNNNNNNNNNNNNNNNNNNNNNNNNNNNNNNNNNNNNNNNNNNNNNNNNNNNNNNNNNNNNNNNNNNNNNNNNNNNNNNNNNNNNNNNNNNNNNNNNNNNNNNNNNNNNNNNNNNNNNNNNNNNNNNNNNNNNNNNNNNNNNNNNNNNNNNNNNNNNNNNNNNNNNNNNNNNNNNNNNNNNNNNNNNNNNNNNNNNNNNNNNNNNNNNNNNNNNNNNNNNNNNNNNNNNNNNNNNNNNNNNNNNNNNNNNNNNNNNNNNNNNNNNNNNNNNNNNNNNNNNNNNNNNNNNNNNNNNNNNNNNNNNNNNNNNNNNNNNNNNNNNNNNNNNNNNNNNNNNNNNNNNNNNNNNNNNNNNNNNNNNNNNNNNNNNNNNNNNNNNNNNNNNNNNNNNNNNNNNNNNNNNNNNNNNNNNNNNNNNNNNNNNNNNNNNNNNNNNNNNNNNNNNNNNNNNNNNNNNNNNNNNNNNNNNNNNNNNNNNNNNNNNNNNNNNNNNNNNNNNNNNNNNNNNNNNNNNNNNNNNNNNNNNNNNNNNNNNNNNNNNNNNNNNNNNNNNNNNNNNNNNNNNNNNNNNNNNNNNNNNNNNNNNNNNNNNNNNNNNNNNNNNNNNNNNNNNNNNNNNNNNNNNNNNNNNNNNNNNNNNNNNNNNNNNNNNNNNNNNNNNNNNNNNNNNNNNNNNNNNNNNNNNNNNNNNNNNNNNNNNNNNNNNNNNNNNNNNNNNNNNNNNNNNNNNNNNNNNNNNNNNNNNNNNNNNNNNNNNNNNNNNNNNNNNNNNNNNNNNNNNNNNNNNNNNNNNNNNNNNNNNNNNNNNNNNNNNNNNNNNNNNNNNNNNNNNNNNNNNNNNNNNNNNNNNNNNNNNNNNNNNNNNNNNNNNNNNNNNNNNNNNNNNNNNNNNNNNNNNNNNNNNNNNNNNNNNNNNNNNNNNNNNNNNNNNNNNNNNNNNNNNNNNNNNNNNNNNNNNNNNNNNNNNNNNNNNNNNNNNNNNNNNNNNNNNNNNNNNNNNNNNNNNNNNNNNNNNNNNNNNNNNNNNNNNNNNNNNNNNNNNNNNNNNNNNNNNNNNNNNNNNNNNNNNNNNNNNNNNNNNNNNNNNNNNN includes:
- the LOC116001268 gene encoding uncharacterized protein LOC116001268 translates to MPALRFKTCRLLSGNVWNRKLTIIQRRILGRLRNKKRSIKRKIYSRKNLNSYIQLQTTRKLSLFYGNLPITEMHRGTKRTSYIPFLLNPETRSDVIPVRLHFCETIPQARQPISHRRICVNNGMVNITHFKLSHGDIISFKENDARTRGEEIRSYIGKRIGKSPNFRLRSAMQEEYLERTKKFGSEKVCLGSSFAEHNRMKRNLYHLKSLFLSNRRNEKNRNIPTRIRSPIVDNSSLYSNSTYCSASPQKFTRKIKIKRIELPTHYSEVNHRTPKAVVSYGPNIGHIPLYVLATSVSAPKKKRIRCDKRGCVRLIKASLKARKEVSPDFLGKRVDKRVRVERIRCDKRGCVRLIKASLKARKEVSPDFLGKRVDKRVRVEVAATTERFQAQFHYVILSYFSSNRAKTSVSSILHRMASIPSAVDSGSNRVGVRARVSKPARIEQVVEVLSPPSN